A genomic region of Ewingella sp. CoE-038-23 contains the following coding sequences:
- a CDS encoding MalY/PatB family protein encodes MTLNFDQWVDRSHSDSVKWNKYKNQDVIPLWVADTDFASPPEVVAELQQRVAEGVFGYGFTPPELIELFIERANKRYQWNIKPEWIVSLPGLVCGLNVAVRATVSQHQTSLLPSPIYPPFIQAAESEDRQYKSIPVREVDQRWVADFHSPELKMDGGERLLMLCNPYNPGGTVYRRDELMQQLAFAQMHDLVVCSDEIHCDLLLDPQAKHIPFASLNDDAAQRSITLMSPSKTFNLAGLGASMAIIPNAGLRKKFEKTAEGIVPHVNILAYVAATAAYRHGDDWLEQQLAYLRGNQQLATQRINAMPGLKMLPIEGTYLGWIDASALPLDNPYRFFVDAGVGFTSGLAFGAPKFVRINLGCQRALLEKALVRMEQALATLNG; translated from the coding sequence TTCGCTTCACCACCAGAAGTGGTAGCTGAACTGCAACAGCGCGTCGCCGAAGGGGTTTTCGGCTACGGCTTTACGCCGCCAGAATTGATCGAACTTTTCATTGAGCGCGCCAATAAGCGTTACCAATGGAATATTAAACCTGAATGGATTGTTTCACTGCCCGGCCTGGTTTGCGGGCTGAATGTCGCGGTGCGCGCCACGGTTAGCCAACATCAAACCAGCCTGCTGCCGTCACCGATTTACCCGCCCTTTATTCAGGCCGCAGAGTCGGAAGATCGCCAATATAAAAGCATTCCGGTCAGAGAAGTTGACCAACGCTGGGTGGCTGATTTTCACTCTCCCGAGCTGAAAATGGACGGCGGCGAACGCCTGCTGATGCTCTGCAACCCTTACAACCCCGGCGGCACTGTTTACCGCCGCGATGAGTTGATGCAGCAACTGGCCTTTGCTCAAATGCATGACTTGGTGGTGTGCAGCGATGAGATCCACTGCGACCTGCTGCTTGACCCGCAGGCTAAGCATATTCCTTTTGCGTCGCTGAATGACGATGCCGCGCAGCGCAGCATCACGCTGATGTCGCCGTCGAAAACTTTTAATCTGGCAGGTCTTGGCGCCTCAATGGCAATTATCCCTAATGCCGGACTGCGTAAAAAGTTTGAGAAAACCGCCGAAGGCATCGTGCCACACGTCAATATTTTAGCCTATGTCGCCGCCACCGCCGCCTATAGGCATGGCGACGACTGGCTGGAGCAGCAGTTGGCTTATCTACGGGGCAATCAGCAGCTCGCTACCCAAAGGATCAACGCCATGCCGGGGCTGAAAATGTTGCCGATTGAAGGCACCTATCTTGGCTGGATTGATGCCTCCGCCCTGCCGCTGGATAACCCGTATCGCTTCTTTGTGGATGCTGGAGTGGGCTTTACCTCAGGGCTGGCTTTCGGCGCGCCTAAGTTTGTACGCATCAATCTGGGCTGCCAGCGCGCCTTGCTGGAAAAGGCGCTGGTGAGAATGGAACAGGCGCTGGCAACCTTGAACGGCTAG
- a CDS encoding VOC family protein, with the protein MKDVADLEDLVADMPRFVTALSAFAEKLQLDLSAYHADHISLRCHQNTTAERWRKGFEQCASLLNETEINGRPICLYSLNQPLEVGPLRIDLVELPYPGEKRYPHEGWEHIEIVLSGGEEIFYARALAELADEALTAPGIKLKQSSPKGEHERLPNPTLAITDGTVTIKFHPHSLRDIVASEKE; encoded by the coding sequence ATGAAAGATGTCGCCGACTTAGAGGATTTAGTCGCGGACATGCCGCGTTTTGTTACCGCGCTTAGCGCCTTTGCGGAGAAGTTACAGCTCGATTTGTCGGCTTATCATGCTGATCATATTTCATTGCGCTGCCACCAAAACACCACGGCGGAACGCTGGCGCAAAGGCTTCGAGCAGTGCGCGTCGTTGCTCAATGAGACGGAGATCAATGGCCGCCCAATCTGCTTATATTCCTTGAACCAGCCGCTGGAGGTCGGGCCGCTGCGCATCGATTTGGTTGAACTGCCTTATCCGGGCGAAAAGCGTTACCCGCACGAAGGTTGGGAGCATATTGAAATTGTGTTGAGCGGCGGCGAAGAGATTTTTTATGCCCGGGCTTTGGCAGAGCTGGCCGATGAAGCCCTGACCGCGCCGGGCATTAAATTAAAACAGAGTTCGCCAAAGGGGGAGCACGAGCGTTTACCTAACCCGACGCTTGCCATCACTGACGGCACGGTGACCATTAAGTTTCACCCGCACAGTTTGCGGGATATTGTTGCCAGCGAAAAAGAGTAA